From a single Pirellulaceae bacterium genomic region:
- a CDS encoding tyrosine-type recombinase/integrase — MSRFMRQPFYRKSCKCWYVKGDHGQFIRLDSVKKTAFEIWRQMLGGKFAEGPMVNVRTLVRVYLQSHEHRKAEAKFKINWSYLNQFSAALGGKQVQHLLPVDVVKWSEEEKTKVKQWSPTTRKDAIRAVKTVFNWAKKRGKIATNPLDDLKCPAANVRTETISDEQHKMLVQAASPALRMYLIASRCGARPRQIREVTAREVSADGRCWIFKDHKTKAKTNRPLVVYLSPCLQSLTKMMIARHAKGPLFRNTRGGAWTKDSVSGQIRRLRTNLGLPSTVVAYSYRHTFATNGLLKGLSIAEVAELLGHSDVTMVSRVYGHLDKHRDHMISAAAKLYSDG, encoded by the coding sequence GTGAGTCGATTCATGCGCCAACCGTTCTACAGAAAGTCGTGCAAGTGCTGGTATGTGAAGGGCGATCACGGGCAATTCATTCGCCTCGATTCAGTCAAGAAAACGGCATTTGAGATTTGGCGACAAATGCTTGGCGGCAAGTTTGCTGAAGGCCCAATGGTAAATGTACGGACGCTGGTCAGGGTGTACTTGCAGTCACATGAACATCGAAAGGCTGAGGCTAAGTTTAAGATCAACTGGTCGTATTTGAATCAGTTCTCGGCAGCGCTAGGGGGTAAGCAGGTTCAGCATTTGTTGCCGGTCGACGTGGTGAAGTGGTCAGAAGAGGAAAAAACGAAGGTCAAGCAGTGGTCTCCAACGACTCGCAAGGATGCTATTCGTGCGGTTAAGACTGTGTTCAATTGGGCAAAGAAACGCGGGAAGATCGCAACGAATCCATTGGATGACCTGAAGTGCCCGGCGGCTAATGTTCGCACCGAAACGATTTCGGATGAACAGCACAAGATGTTAGTTCAGGCGGCCAGTCCAGCGCTGCGGATGTATTTGATCGCGTCTCGCTGCGGGGCTCGGCCAAGGCAGATTCGAGAGGTCACCGCCAGGGAGGTGTCGGCTGATGGTCGCTGCTGGATTTTCAAGGATCATAAGACCAAAGCCAAGACGAACCGCCCCTTGGTGGTGTATTTGTCGCCCTGCCTACAATCTTTAACAAAGATGATGATTGCGAGGCATGCGAAAGGGCCGCTGTTCCGAAATACCCGTGGCGGTGCGTGGACAAAAGATTCCGTGTCTGGTCAAATTAGGAGACTGCGAACAAATCTGGGCTTGCCGTCGACAGTAGTTGCCTATTCGTATCGGCATACGTTTGCGACGAATGGGCTGTTGAAAGGATTGTCGATCGCCGAGGTTGCAGAGCTGCTTGGCCATTCAGATGTGACGATGGTGAGCCGCGTATACGGGCATTTGGATAAGCATCGGGACCACATGATTTCAGCAGCCGCGAAACTGTACAGCGATGGCTAG
- the msrA gene encoding peptide-methionine (S)-S-oxide reductase MsrA: MLASGFKLLAAFVGATCFSCFAVAQERQVDNFSDSSTRSAEDGTAADSQGELARATFGNGCFWCTEAVFQRVKGVSEVVSGYMGGKVPNPTYEQVSTKKTGHAEVLHLRYDPKVVSYEKLLEIFWKTHDPTTPNRQGNDVGPQYRSVIFYHDDSQRELAEKYKKLLDQSKAFSKPIVTEISPAATFYPAEDYHQNYYNLNKNANPYCRMIQYKLEKFREVFPDQVDPEKDRVK; encoded by the coding sequence ATGCTTGCGTCAGGCTTTAAGCTACTGGCTGCGTTTGTCGGCGCAACCTGCTTTTCGTGCTTTGCCGTTGCTCAGGAGAGACAAGTGGACAACTTTAGCGATTCATCAACTCGCTCGGCCGAAGATGGCACCGCCGCTGACAGCCAGGGCGAGTTGGCTCGGGCTACCTTTGGCAATGGATGTTTCTGGTGCACGGAGGCCGTCTTCCAGAGAGTCAAAGGCGTTTCCGAGGTCGTCAGCGGATATATGGGTGGCAAGGTACCCAACCCTACCTATGAGCAGGTATCCACTAAAAAGACAGGCCATGCCGAGGTGCTTCACTTGCGCTATGACCCTAAAGTTGTGTCCTACGAAAAGCTGCTGGAGATTTTCTGGAAGACGCACGACCCGACGACTCCCAATCGCCAGGGGAACGACGTGGGGCCGCAATACCGAAGCGTCATTTTTTACCACGACGACAGTCAGCGCGAATTGGCCGAAAAATACAAAAAGCTACTGGACCAATCCAAGGCGTTTTCAAAACCGATCGTTACCGAAATCTCCCCTGCAGCGACCTTTTATCCTGCCGAAGACTATCACCAGAACTACTACAACTTGAACAAGAACGCCAATCCGTATTGCCGTATGATCCAGTACAAGCTGGAAAAGTTTCGCGAAGTCTTTCCAGATCAGGTAGATCCGGAAAAGGATCGCGTCAAATAG
- a CDS encoding alpha/beta hydrolase yields MSSTSAVDSFVYDYNSRLIRLLTLRVASTIMTHSRTRALIVSLLEVALDRSSYCDPTGELKMLSRWLMLMFVILATGAACAAEERFFDSNGVRICYLEQGQGEPVILIHGFTANSRLNWVLPGVVDALDDNFRVIALDMRGHGRSDKPHDSNQYGIELVHDVTRLMDHLQIARAHVVGYSMGAFITCKLLTTAPERLISVTLGGAGWPRAEDPRQATLDELAEALEKDRSVGPLLKALTPPGKPVPTDEQLRSTSFVTMMVNDHLALAALMRGRDGLLVPETDLRKSRLPVLALIGDQDPLKTSVDPLVGVLPKLQLVPIEGADHMSAFVNPQFRTVLLKFLESNRLHPKLESAGAVEAVSAGTR; encoded by the coding sequence ATGTCATCAACTTCAGCGGTGGATAGTTTCGTCTACGACTACAACTCTCGCCTTATTCGCTTGTTGACATTGCGCGTCGCGTCAACGATCATGACTCATTCTCGTACGCGAGCCTTGATAGTCAGCTTGCTTGAAGTGGCTCTGGACCGTTCGTCGTATTGCGACCCAACAGGAGAATTAAAAATGCTTTCGCGCTGGTTGATGTTGATGTTTGTGATTCTTGCAACCGGTGCGGCGTGCGCGGCAGAGGAGAGATTTTTCGACTCCAATGGCGTTCGAATATGCTACCTCGAGCAGGGTCAGGGTGAGCCGGTGATCTTGATCCACGGCTTTACCGCGAACTCTCGGCTAAATTGGGTATTGCCGGGAGTTGTCGACGCTTTGGACGATAACTTTCGCGTGATCGCGCTGGATATGCGCGGACATGGCCGCAGCGACAAGCCTCACGATTCCAATCAATACGGCATCGAGCTGGTTCATGATGTCACACGACTGATGGATCACTTGCAGATTGCTCGCGCTCATGTCGTCGGGTATTCAATGGGAGCTTTTATTACCTGCAAACTTTTGACCACGGCACCCGAGCGTTTAATCTCCGTAACGCTGGGTGGTGCTGGCTGGCCGCGTGCCGAGGATCCTCGCCAAGCTACCTTGGATGAATTGGCGGAAGCGCTGGAAAAGGATCGCAGCGTTGGTCCGCTGCTCAAGGCGCTAACGCCGCCAGGGAAACCCGTTCCTACCGACGAGCAACTTCGGTCGACCAGTTTCGTAACGATGATGGTCAACGATCACTTGGCTTTGGCGGCCTTGATGCGCGGGCGCGATGGATTGCTGGTACCGGAAACAGATTTGCGCAAAAGCCGTTTGCCGGTCCTGGCCTTGATCGGCGATCAAGACCCGCTGAAAACCAGCGTCGATCCGTTAGTCGGTGTACTGCCTAAGCTGCAATTAGTGCCCATCGAAGGTGCCGATCACATGAGTGCCTTTGTCAACCCACAGTTCAGAACCGTGCTGCTGAAATTTCTGGAGTCCAATAGGCTACATCCCAAGTTGGAATCGGCAGGCGCTGTGGAGGCCGTATCAGCCGGTACGCGTTAG
- a CDS encoding TRAP transporter large permease, with protein sequence MTLTLLVGCVLLLLLIRVPVAISMLLPCLLYVVISPDITLGVALQRTLAAINSFPLLSVPLFIMTGYVSNAAGLADRLFRLLQAVLRGLPGSLAYVNVLSSVMFSWMSGAAVADAAGLGSVMVPAMKKRGYDEGFSLGLTGASSLIGPIMPPSIPAIIYAVTAGVPVGALFVAGIIPALLLAAILCLSVFRYARRHPECDRLPEDSIATGSAVLQALPVLLTPVIILGGILGGVFTPTEAAAAAVLYVMLLGLCYRTLTFASLLEIMHRTTQTTGTIMLIVAAAGLFGWVIAREQGPQLVAAALTSLTDDRWVFLLLLNLILLVVGMLLEPVSALLITVPILLPTAVQYGISPLHLGMIMILNLVIGLLTPPVGLVLYVLSSVCGAPLAVVIRGTFRFWIPLTITLLLITYLPQISLWLPNFLNGKP encoded by the coding sequence ATGACTTTGACTTTGTTGGTGGGCTGCGTTTTGCTGCTACTCTTGATTCGCGTTCCCGTGGCGATCAGCATGCTGCTGCCTTGCCTCTTGTATGTCGTGATTTCGCCGGACATCACCTTGGGAGTCGCCTTGCAGCGGACGTTGGCGGCTATAAATTCCTTTCCATTGTTGTCTGTGCCGTTGTTTATCATGACGGGCTACGTCAGCAACGCAGCCGGACTGGCCGACCGACTATTTCGCTTGCTGCAAGCGGTATTGCGCGGGCTGCCAGGTAGTTTGGCCTATGTCAACGTGCTCAGCAGCGTGATGTTCTCGTGGATGAGCGGCGCTGCAGTAGCGGATGCCGCTGGACTGGGCAGCGTGATGGTCCCAGCCATGAAGAAACGCGGTTACGACGAAGGGTTCTCGCTGGGGCTAACCGGAGCCTCGTCGCTAATCGGTCCAATCATGCCGCCCAGCATTCCAGCCATTATTTACGCCGTCACGGCTGGAGTCCCCGTTGGTGCTCTGTTCGTTGCCGGCATCATTCCAGCTCTGTTGTTAGCTGCCATATTATGTCTTTCGGTCTTTCGCTACGCTCGTAGACATCCCGAATGTGATCGGTTACCAGAAGACTCGATTGCGACCGGGTCAGCGGTGCTGCAAGCGCTCCCCGTGTTGCTGACGCCAGTGATTATTCTTGGAGGCATCTTGGGTGGAGTCTTTACGCCCACCGAGGCAGCTGCCGCTGCCGTGCTATATGTGATGTTGCTCGGATTATGTTACCGCACGCTGACATTTGCCAGCTTACTGGAAATCATGCACCGCACGACACAAACCACTGGCACCATCATGCTGATTGTCGCTGCCGCTGGATTATTCGGGTGGGTAATTGCACGCGAGCAGGGTCCGCAACTGGTTGCTGCTGCTTTAACCAGTCTAACCGACGACCGCTGGGTTTTCTTGCTACTGCTGAACTTGATACTGCTAGTCGTCGGCATGTTGCTCGAGCCCGTTTCGGCCTTGCTGATTACCGTCCCCATCCTGTTGCCAACCGCCGTACAATACGGAATCAGTCCACTGCACCTGGGCATGATTATGATATTGAATCTCGTCATCGGACTTCTAACGCCGCCAGTGGGTCTGGTACTGTATGTACTCAGTTCCGTCTGCGGAGCCCCACTAGCTGTGGTGATTCGCGGAACATTCAGATTTTGGATCCCGCTAACCATCACGCTGCTGTTGATTACATACTTACCTCAAATCAGTCTCTGGCTCCCCAACTTCTTGAACGGCAAGCCGTAG